A window of Miscanthus floridulus cultivar M001 chromosome 12, ASM1932011v1, whole genome shotgun sequence genomic DNA:
AAAACTCAAATCATATTGACCTACACAAGGGTTTACAACGAAAAACCAGCAGCAGTTGCTACAATAAGTAATTAAGCATCTCTACCACCAACAACTTGCTCATAATATGTGCTTCAACAACAAAACAATCGACCACGGCAAAAACCTTAATAAAGAGGGAAaaaccaatcaccaccaagtcccATAAAGACAGTCCTAAATTCATCAGAAGATCAGACGTCAACATATCCTTTAGATTGGATAGGACACAAAAGGTCCTTTTTGCTTCCATGAATTATTGTCATGGTTTTAATTTCTCACCTCTAACTCTAAAACTGAGCAAACTGACTCTCAACCCTAAAGAAAAGTTTAAGTTACCGCCTTCCTCTCGTTAGAAATGGTTTttgtgtgttttgttatttttaatttaaaaacaTGGTAAATATTAATAATGTTTTAAACCACAAAAATGATCTTTGAGCTTTTAAATTTTTTTAGAATAGTCTGAGAGATATAGTACGATACTAaaacccaaataaaatatttagaaatcatgaaaatatatctagaagcttccaaaaatagatttagctataaaaatagaaaatataatTAAAGTTGCAAAATCGTAAAAATATTTCAGTCCATGTATAATGTGTTTCTAAAACTTTTCACACAAAACACGACAAGCAACCAACATAAATGCAAGATACATTAATGTCGAACACACTCATGCAGGTTATATCTCACGTTTTTATTGTAGAAGGTTTTTAAAATGCCTTTAGACATTGATTACAATGCTTTCGATATTTTACATTTCTAGGGTCCCATTTTcctagagataaatctaatttcTAGAAACTTCTAGACATATTTTCATGTTCTCTAAATACTTTAATTGGATTTATCGTGTCCTAATCCATCTCTACATTTTCTCGAATTTTAATAGGCCTAGAGATATTACAGATGCCCTAATCTGTTTAGGATTTTCTTGGAATTTAAATAATCCTAGGGATATTGGACGAATCGAAAGCGATTGTTGTTGCTACAACCACACTCATTAATCACAGTAGAAAACGAGGTGCACCTATTACTGTTGTAGCAGAACCGATCacactattttttttttgaagtttgaaAAACTTATTCAAATATTTATTgaatttttaaattataaaatgaCAAAACCATCTAGAAAACCACTTAAGATCACAAGGTAATTTAATTAGTTTTGGGGGTTGATGAAATTACCTAGTTTAGTTTTGGGGTTCGAGAAGGAAACCTATAATGTAACCATAGTTGAGcgcgagagagaaaaaaaaagagttttTCATATGTATATCTTGTAGATTTTGTTAGGCCCTACTTGGAACGTGGAAATTTTTCTTtgtatatttttctataaaatcgCACTAATTTCTATAAAACGTATATGATTTTTTGTAAATCATGTATTTCAAATGGGCCCAGCTGGAGTTGGACATTTGGAAAATTTGAAAACGTAGGAAGCCGTCCAGACGTCCAGTTCAACTCGCGGAGTCGCGGGTTCAAGGCTTCGAGCCAAACGTTTGGGCAATTGGGCTTGGGCCTAGCCGCCCGCCCGCACTCCACGGGGTCGTTTCTCTGCATAACTGAACTTACCAACCAAACATCCGCGAAATCGCAGAAACCCAACTAAAAACCCCGTAAAACCACAGGGAAACCTCACACCGTCACACGTCTTCCTCCGTCCAGCCTGTCTCCGGTCCCCCGGCTTTTAACTCCGCATCATCCCCTTCCAATCTCGTCTTCCCCACACCCGTACCCATCAAATTCCCTTCCGCTCGATTCtccgggaggggggggggggggatagcTGAAGGACATCCCGGGGACGCAATGCGCATCCTCGCCGTGGTCCTCCTCGCCGCAgcgtgcgcggcggcggccggaGGCGGCGGGGAGCTTCCGGAGTTCCGGGAGGCTCCGGCGTTCCGCAACGGCGCGGCCTGCGCGGGCGCGCCGACGATCCACATCGCGATGACGCTGGACGCCACCTACCTGCGGGGCTCCCTCGCCGGCGTCCTCTCCGTGCTCCGCCACGCCGCCTGCCCGGAGTCCATCGCCTTCCACTTCGTCGCCTCCTCGGCCTCCCCAACGCGCCGCCTCGCCTCGCTCCACCGCGCGCTGGCGGCCGCCTTCCCGACGCTCCCGGCCACCGTGCACCGCTTCGACGCACGCCTCGTCCGGGGCAAGATCTCCTCCTCCGTCCGGCGCGCGCTCGACCAGCCCCTCAACTACGCCCGCATCTACCTCGCGGACCTCTTGCCGCGCTCCGTCTCCCGCGTGCTCTACCTCGACTCCGACCTCCTCGTGGTCGACGACGTCGCCCGCCTCTGGGCCACCGACCTCGGCCCCGACGCCGCCCTCGCTGCCCCCGAGTACTGCCACGCCAACTTCACCTCCTATTTCACCGACGCGTTCTGGCGCCACCCCGAGTACGCCGCCGTCTTCGCCAACCGGACGCGCGTCCCCTGCTACTTCAACACCGGGGTCATGGTCATCGACCTGGACAGGTGGCGCTCCGGTGGGTACACCGCGAAGCTGGAATACTGGATGGAGGTGCAGAAGCAGGAGGCCAGGATTTACGAGCTGGGCTCCCTCCCGCCGTTCCTCCTGGTGTTCGCCGGCGAGGTGAAGGCCGTGGAGCACCGGTGGAACCAGCACGGGCTCGGCGGCGACAACGTGGCGGGGCAGTGCCGGGAGCTGCACCCCGGCCCGGTCAGCCTGCTGCACTGGAGCGGGAAGGGGAAGCCGTGGCTACGGCTGGACGCCGGGCGGCCGTGCCCGCTCGACGCGCTCTGGGCGCCCTACGACCTCCTTCGCCGCCGCGGCGCCCGGGACGAcctcctcgccgccgtcgccTGACAATGCTGGCCCCACATCGCTGGAGCGCGATCGATTTGCTCGCGTCCGATCGGCTCATATGCCACGGCGCTTGGCTGCTCCGCTCGCTTCGCCGTTCCACTCCCACGGGTGGGTGTCGGCGTCGGGGCACCGAGTCACTGACACGTTAGCCCACCTGGACACTCCGCATGGGTCCCCTGATGAGTCCATGCTGTCAGTCGTAATGGCGTTGGTTGGAGTGGCCCTGTCGGTACTGAAATTCGTCGGGCCCACACGTTGGTGGCGGATGGGGATTCTGGGGTGGGGGCCGAGGTGAAATGCAGATGCAGACATGGGTTGTGTACAGCTGTTGTTTTTTGGCCTGTTGGGACAATAGATCTTTAGATTCTACTCCATATAATAGCAATAGTGGTGCAGGCACACAGGTTTATCACCTTGGAATAAAATTGGGTATATTTGGGattagggtatatatatatatatatatatatatatatatattgtacacaaaaagattatatatatattgtacaCAAAAAGATTATTAAAAAAGCACAATGccgaaattttaaaaaatgtgaGGGGGTGTCAACCATCTTTTATATCTAGGGTTAAGTTGGTATTAGGCCTAGGTTGTAAGGTTTATTGGGCTTGTCTGTGAATTTCGGTTTCTTTGGTTATTTCGGTTAACCGAGGTCAGAAACCGAAATTTAATCAGTTAATTCGGTTCCTAAGAACTGAGAACCGAACAGCTAACCGAAATTTTCGGTTCTGGTTCTTTCGGTTTCGATTCCGGTTCTTTCGGTTCTCGATTATTTTTGCCCAGCCTTACTCAGCGGGTGGAAACAAGGAGTGTTGTTCTTGGGAAATGCAGTTTGGTgtagttttataaaaaaaatttgtacGAATGAAAGGCTGCTATTTTTAATTCGTTGATCGCAGTGCACAGCTAGCCAGATTTGAGATGTCGTTTTGCTTTCAGAATGAAAAGAAATGCAGCCCTTGTAACTTTTATAGTAGCAAAAAAAGAAAAGCTAATTGGAGATGTCTGGTGGCACAAATCTCAATCCTGCGTCTCCAAAATTCAGGAATCTGATCTCACTTTACCGCTTTTGTTTAAAGCCTGATCCACGGATGATTTTCAGTGGAGTTAGGTGCCAGTGTGATTCGAATGGGCGCTTGCCAAGTGCTCGAGGGGATCTTTGTAAGAAAAGGTGGCAAATTCTTTGCTTCTCTCCGTGCGCGAGCGCGAGAGGGGAGAAAAGAGTCCAGGTCCGGTTCCTTTCTGCCTTTTCTCCGCGGTTACCATCAGGCTGCCGGGAAGGGGATGATCTATCGATTGCGGTAGAGTGCGAGCGTGATGTTGTCGACGGGAATGCGGCTTCGTGCAGGATTACTGCAGCGGTGACAGGCCATTCAAAGGTGCTTATAAAAGTCTAAACTGATGGTGATGATATGACTCCTTCAAAACTGATCGGCCCCCCTACGTACGGAGTACCATCTTGCTCGCTTCGATGGCGCTGGGCTGCGTGACTTGATCCGCCACATGTATACTCCGCGGCCGCTGCTCCCTGCGGTGCTGCTGCTGTAAGCAGAGGGCAGATCTTGTCTCAGTCCACAGAACTGACAGAAGCGGCACCGACAGTCTCGGCATTTCAGGGATGGCGGATGGGACAAGCGCCGACGTGTTCCCACGCGCGAAAGGATGCAGTTTTTAGTCGACCAGCGTGCCAGCCTTCGTACGCCTAAGGACACCCACGATGATATAAGTAAGTTACTGGACCAGCGTGCCAGCATTCGTACGCCTAAGGACACCCACGATGATATAAGTAAGTTACTGGCTCTAAAACAATCTCTCCTATTGCACTAGCTCTTAACAATGACTTATAGCATGAATAAGCCTACGTAACACTCTCATATAATCTTAAAATATATGTATGAGCCTAACTCGAGatcaagagctagcttttctctttcttctataaaaaaaataaaaaaatgctaAGAGCCAGCTTTTGAGTCGGCCACTGCGGGTGCCCTAAGCTTCGGCAGCCACAGGAAAAAAAGCATACTGTAATCTTTAGTAGGGGCTGCTTGGTTGGCTATCAATTCTTACCCAACCAAAATTATAGTAGCTAAAAAAACAAGTAGgtcctatttttttttatttaaagtccCCTCCAATTCTAGAGGGTATGTTTTCTTACATCTATTCCAAGAGAAGCTCTAAAATCAAGGCCGTAATCCATTCCAGTAGACACTGTTATATAGGACCCACTCTTCAATCGGTCACGTCtgtgtcctgttcgtttggctgataaatcatgactgaaagtattgttgcctgatttgttgtgagagaaaaatattattcgttggctaaaaaaaatacgatttataagccaaacgaactgGAACGATTGTCGTTATAATCGACTGAGCTATAGAGACGCAGGAGAGGAGGGGAGAAGCACCAGAGATGACACAGGAGGTTGAATTGATGGCACAGAAAGGTGAGTCGTGGGCTCGCTGGTAGGGTCGTGTGCCTCTGCAAGGAGTCAAAGAtgtcaacggggaattccccatcGGGGGACAACTTCCCATCCCCGTCCCTGCGGGGTAAAAATTTTTCCATCCCCATCCCCGTGAATGCCAACGAGGAAGTTCCCCCATCCCGTCCCGTGCGGGAATTTTATCCCCAAGGGGTCCCGTCTCCGTCACAAAATCTAGCTAGTTACTATGGACAAAAGCGAATCGAAAATCCAAAGAAACAATCCTAGTAAGTTCACAGTTGAGAAGAATCTCATACATCTGGTTTGCCATGAAATAGATCCAGTTCCCATCTCAGAAAATCTAAATCCAAATAAAATACAAAGCAAAATTAAACAAGATTCCTACAGGGTCACAGAGCTCCACTGCTATTCTTCTTCTATCCTCTAGCCAATCACGAGCAAGAATTGAAAGATAGATGCACATGGTGGCTGTTGGTGTGCGGCTGCTGGCTGCTTGAGGGAGCACGAGCGAGCAGTAGAGCGTAGATACAGGAGGGAGTGTCGCGTTACTCGCGTCATGCACAGGGCTAGCAGAGCGGAAGGAGATGCGGGAGTGTAGCGCCCAGATGCGAGACTACAAGAGGGAGTGCAGCGGCGGGGAGGCAGAGTAGGAGACCGAAGGAGCTaggtatttatatatatatggcaTTCTTACGTGGGCTTTGTTGGGTTGATAGGCCGAGGGAATGAGTTGGAGGCTGTGAGCAGGTGAGGAAGCGTGGACGCGGGTTAACAAGGACAGGGGGCAGGCTCCCAGACCCGCCCCCGCCAGACCCAATGGGGAATGATTTTCCCCCATTTAGTACCCCGTGGGGACAAATTTAGtcacatccccgtcccctaatagaGGAATTTTCCACGGGGAATCAGGGATTGGGTCCCCGTTGACATCACGAGCAAGGAGATGAGTCGCATTAAACAGGAATAGCTGAGACGAAATAGGAGCTGCAGGCCACGCCGAGATGGATGGTGGCGAGCTCGGAAGAGTCAGGACAAAAAAGACAAGTGGAAATGAATTGTTGCAAGAAAATATTTTTCTTGGAGTTTCCTACGTACCCCTAAAAAATGGGATTTTTCTTGGAGTTTCCTACGTACCCCTAAAAAATGGGACCAAGGGAGGAGATTTGAGGACCTCTGTAAAGTAGGGACTTGAGTTATAGTCTTTTTTTCTTTGGCAACAAAAAAATTATAGAATAACAGCCGTTTTTGGTTTATGTTGAAGATGCTCTTTATCCCATGTATGTACGGATGTACGGTGGATTGAGAGACAAAGTGGGTCGGAGCTCCACCGGAGGGACCATAAAACTCGTGACACAAACAAGTCGGAAAGAAGAATTCATGTAGTTCCCTTTCAAATTTAAGTGAAAGCCATTTCTCAATCGGCTCAGCTTTGTCACAACCATTAACAAAGCACGGGAGCAGATTATCCCCAACGTCGGGGTGTATTTGCCGGAACCAGTGTTCTCATAAGGCCAGATATATGTAGCACTATCAAGAGCCACGGCAAGATCAAACATTAGGATCTTGGTCATGCTGGCTATTGAGAAGGACATAAATAAGGAAAATGGGAAGAAGAAGCTACCAAAGGGTATATTCACGAAGAATATCTATTATAAAGAGGTTCTAACTCCATAAAATGTGATATCTCCTAGTAATACAATTTTTTTCTCATGTAGTCAATAGTactgtactccctccgttttaaattataagtcgctttgactttttttgttcGTCTATTTTACTatgtagacatattattatatttagatgcatagcaaaatggatatagccaaaaaagtcaaagcgacttataatttgaaacggagagaAGTAGTTTAAAATATTAACAAGCATCTTATATGCATGACACTACCAAAACAACTAGGAGGACTACAATGACTACTTGCTTGCCGAGTCAATATCCTTAGGATGTTGTTATAAAGGTGTGGAACTTGGGTTTGTCAGAGGATACATTCAGGATATAACTGCTCCTCCTAGTTTCAACCATGCACAAAAATCAATTTGTAATATTGATATTCAGAACATCACATTCGAATTTTTTTTCTAAGTAACACTACAGCATACATCTAAACTTAAATTATTGTGGCATTATTTTTTGCAGGCAGTTACCTAGTTCACGTAAAATTTTTTATTTAAACAAAAAAGTTCCATGTCGTACCTGTATGAGCTTTCAGTTAGTCAGTTAGCGACCAGACCAGACCAGGTCCATGAATCTACACAACTGGCCCTGGCCACCATCAGCATAGCGACCAGACCTCGGGAAGCCGTAAAtaatcatggattatttactgctgactgttttgatatgagaaaaaaatattattcttaactagaaATTTAGGATCGTTTAGTAGCATACGAACAGCCTCAGGTACATGAGAACTTATCTGCAGGCCCGCAGCTAGTCCGGTGGCCCAGCCTAGTAGGCATTGACTAGGCGGCTACGGTGCTTCAGCAGCACGAGCCGTCGTGCGTCGGTGACAGTCAACCAGGACGGATCAGAGCCCGTCGTCCTTTGCAGGGTAAAAACGCTACCGATATTTTTTTTACCGTATTTGAGATCAGATTCGTCTAGAGGAGTTAAGAACTATTTGTATCTGAGTTGGAATATTCTACATCTAATATCATATCTATATTTAAATAATTAAATTGTATATTTATGACGTCGATATCTAATTATATACTATCCGTCATGATCGATAATATTCATATTTAAATCTAAATctagataaaaatataaaaataaatataatatcagtCGTTCGTCCGATCCGTTTTGATCCGTAGTCCTTTTGGCACGAGCTACCGAACCGCCCAGTGGCCGGTTTCTCCGGCTTTCTACGCGCGAAACTGGCGCGACACGACAAAGCCATCATCCACCATTTACCCGTCGTTGCGGCTCGGACGTTGACTTGCATTGCACACGCCACGCCGGGAGCCATGCCGCCTCCATGTGCGGAGGCTGGAGGCAATTAGGCATccaatttttttaaattttggttactgtagtactttcgtttttatttggtaattagtgtctaattatagactaattaggttcgaaaggttcgtctcgcgatttatcactcaactatgcaattagttttttttttcgtctatatttagtactccatacatgtgccgcaagattcgatgtgacaggtaccgtaaaaaaaaaatttggcttTTGGGTGGCATTGCCTTAGGCAAACGCGCTCGTTCATCTCAGCGCCTTCTATAGTTCTGTACAAATATAAATATCCCTGGAGAGTTGGATTGGATCTCGCAATCAGGCGTTTTTTCTCCCTGGTCTTCGCTGCAAGTTCGTGGCCGATCCAGCAGCCAGACAAGCCGACCGCGGAGGGAGATGGCGCAGGGGACGCTGGAGGTGCTGCTCGTCGGAGCCAAGGGCCTCGAGAACACCGACTACCTGAGTACGTACGCTTGGGCACGTCTTATCCGCTCGAATCCTAGCGCCGTTTCCCTGCAAATACGAGATCTTGCGCGAGCATTTGTAGCTTCACTGCTCTCGAAGAAGGGCATCATATCAGCTCTTGCTAACGAGTTTTGGTGTGGTTGGTCGCAGGTAACATGGATCCCTACGCGCTTCTGCAATGCCGCTCCCATGAGCAGAAGAGCAGCGTTGCATCTGGTATACGTCTCTGTTTAGCTTCGGTTTAGTTGCTTTCGTATTAGATACTTTAATTCGTTGaaaacatgatttttttttgtttttacaaGTTAGGACGTTTTACTAGTAATCGACAGTCTGCTGTCTGCAAAAGCCAAAAGGAGAGTTAAGACAGTAGGTAGCTATAGACTTCTAGTTCAGAACCATAGATAGGCTTCGTTCACAAGTTCTTAAACCTGTCTTAGATCCGCTTCTTTTTGCAAGTGCTGTTAGAGCTACCGTCTCATGTGACTAGGCACAGATACTGTGCAAGTAATATGCCAGCACACTTGAAAGAGCCGAGGACATTTGAAAAATTACTTGGTGTTTCTGTACCGTATGGATGGTTTCTTAGTGCTAAATGCTACTAATAGCCTAATACTGTGTATCCTTCAACCCTTGGCTTCCCTAGCAATTTGTAACTTGATCTGTTTGTGCACTGGGCACCACAGGCAAAGGATGTGAACCTGAATGGAACGAAACCTTTGTGTTCACCGTCTCCGATGGCGCAACAGAGCTATTCATCAAGCTCCTGGACAGTGACGATGGCACGAATGACGACTTTGTTGGTGAAGCAACGTAAGTACTCACATCCTGTAAGTTGTAGCTCGACCAATCACGCCTGCACCTACAGAGTGATGATAAACCATGTACAGTGACGCTAGTTTGCCTCCCTCTTGCGGTTTGCAGTTTTGGAGATGTTTTGGGATCCAGTTTTAACGTCTGCAATGTTTTGTTTCAATCGAGTGCCTCCGGTTTTGCAGGATTCCTCTGGAAGCAGTTTATACAGAAGGAAGCATCCCTCCAGCTGTTTACAGTGTTGTGAAAGACGAAGAATACCGCGGAGAAATCAAAGTTGGTCTCACATTCACTCCAGAGGTAACCATCTCACATAGTCACTCTGATCCATGTTCAAAGCTGGATTTAGAAATGTAATACGTACACTGAGAAGTCTCTATCTATacgtcatgttcgtttggcttataaggcgtactttttcaaccaacgaataatatttttctcaaataataaatcagtcaaccgtacttttagccatgacttgtcagccaagcgaacatgacatTAATCTATTATAAAAATGCTTTTGTGATTTAAAATGTAGGTTCGTTTTTCATCGAACCAGAAAAAAGAAGGCTCACACAAGTTTTTCagattgctttttgctaaaaattTCATGTGATAGCTGCCGCGGGGTGTCGATGTTTCTTTTGCCTCCTTTAGCTTTTCCTATCTTCGTGGCAAACACTATATATTGTACTTTGCGATAGTGCGTGTGCGTCCCTTATCTCTCTTTCCTGTTTACTTTTTTCCATTTCCCTGAAGATTAGGAGCTGGGTTTTGTTCTGAATTTATCTTGCTACAGTCTGCTGAAATGTCCCTTCTATAAGCAGGTTTCTGAGGATAAATCGGATTCTTCCTATCGATGTATTACTGCAGTTCATCAGTGAGCGGGCATTTACAACTCAATGTAGAACCCTGCAACTTATTACTCTAAAACCAGTTCCCTCATATTTGATGCCTTGGTTCTGTACTCCTGTTCCTGTACTGAcaccaataataataataatggtgCTGGCCACTTGCGTGAACTATGGCTGACCCCACTCTTGATGTTCAGTTAACTTGTCGCGATTACAAGAGGCCGTGTGACTGTTGCAAGATATCACCTGTCTGCTCTTCCTTTCACCTGGCCCTGAGGCCTGAACCCTGGTCTCCATTCCGTGTCCAACGGGGACAGAAATACAGGACCCATGAAATCATCTTGCTCTACGGGACCGGCCGGACATCTCATGCATGGAGGTAGCATGGTAATCAGCACCGTGCATGCCTTCCTCTGACATCTATGTCTCGGATGATgagactaagggggtgtttggtcctGAACTTTGGTAGCTGTTCTATCGGATGTTCGGATATATACATcaagtattaaacatagactaattacgaaagcTAACTGTATAGTTTACGATTaatctacgagacgaatcttttaagtctaattagttcatgattcgataatgt
This region includes:
- the LOC136496407 gene encoding probable galacturonosyltransferase-like 3, with protein sequence MRILAVVLLAAACAAAAGGGGELPEFREAPAFRNGAACAGAPTIHIAMTLDATYLRGSLAGVLSVLRHAACPESIAFHFVASSASPTRRLASLHRALAAAFPTLPATVHRFDARLVRGKISSSVRRALDQPLNYARIYLADLLPRSVSRVLYLDSDLLVVDDVARLWATDLGPDAALAAPEYCHANFTSYFTDAFWRHPEYAAVFANRTRVPCYFNTGVMVIDLDRWRSGGYTAKLEYWMEVQKQEARIYELGSLPPFLLVFAGEVKAVEHRWNQHGLGGDNVAGQCRELHPGPVSLLHWSGKGKPWLRLDAGRPCPLDALWAPYDLLRRRGARDDLLAAVA
- the LOC136498386 gene encoding elicitor-responsive protein 3-like; protein product: MAQGTLEVLLVGAKGLENTDYLSNMDPYALLQCRSHEQKSSVASGKGCEPEWNETFVFTVSDGATELFIKLLDSDDGTNDDFVGEATIPLEAVYTEGSIPPAVYSVVKDEEYRGEIKVGLTFTPEVSEDKSDSSYRCITAVHQ